In Streptomyces sp. NBC_00683, the DNA window GCCCTGGCCGTCATGGTGCTGACGTACGCCACGGTCATCGTGCAGGTCGCCTTCCCCTTCACCTTGTTCAACCGCCGGGTCAAGAACGTCCTGCTGGTGGTCATGATCGGTGAGCACGCCGGCATCGCCGTCCTGCTGGGCCTGCCGTTCTTCTCGATGGCGATGATCGCGGCGGACGCCGTCTTCCTGCCGACCGTCTTCCTGGTGTGGCTGGGAGCCAGGGTGACGCGCGGCCGGCAGCGGCTGTTCTCGCGCCCGGCGGGCACGCCCGTGCTGCCCGGGCAGCGGCAGCCGGGCGGTCAGGAGCAGGAGGCCCCGCAGCACGGCGGTGGCGGTGGCCATACGCTCGTCGGGTGAGCAGCGAGACCGGTAGTACACAAGAGCCCCAGGCGGACACGGCACCCGACCCGTCCGCCGAACCGATCCAGTACGACGACGGCTACGGCACGGAGATCGGCGTCGGCCCCCACCCGCAGCCCTGGCCCGAGGGGGAGCGGTACGACCCCGAGCTGCTCGCCCAGGGGGACAGGCGCAACGTGGGCGACTCCTACCGGTACTGGACGAGGGAGGCGATCGTCGCCGATCTCGATCTGCGGCGGCACGACTTTCATGTGGCGGTGGAGAACTGGGGGCACGATTTCAATATCGGCTCGGTGGTGCGCACCGCCAACGCCTTCCTCGCCAAGGAGATCCACATCGTGGGCCGGCGGCGCTGGAACCGTCGGGGGGCGATGGTCACCGACCGCTACCAGCACGTGAGGCACCACCCCGACACCGCGGACCTGACCGCCTGGGCGGCGGCCGAGGGGCTGCCGATCATCGGGATCGACAATCTTCCCGGGGCTGTGCCGCTGGAGCGTACGGAGTTGCCGCGACGGTGCGTGCTGTTGTTCGGGCAGGAAGGGCCCGGGCTGACGGAGGACGCGCGCAAGCACGCGTCGATGGTGTGCTCGATCGCGCAGTTCGGCTCGACGCGGTCGATCAACGCCGGTGCGGCAGCGGCCATCGCGATGCACGCGTGGGTGCAGCGGTACGCGGACATTCCGGACCCGCGGGTCCAGTAGCCGGTGGAGCGGGGCAGGTGTCGTGCTCTCCCCGCTCCACCGGACACCGGGAGCACCGGCCGTCCGACGCAGGCCGGCGACGGATCCCTATGCCTGGCGGCGGACCTCCACCACCCGGAAACGGTTGGAGACGAAGGCTCCGTCGCACAGGGCCGCGTTGGCCGCGGGGTTGCCGCCCGAACCGTGGAAGTCGGAGAACGCCGCGGTCTGGTTGACGTACACCCCGCCCGTCAGATTCAGCGAGAGCTGGGCGGATTCGTCGAGGCAGACGTCCTCCACCGCACGCTCCACGTCCGGGGACGTGGTGTACGCGCCGACCGTCATCGCGCCCTTCTCCCGAATGGTGCGGCGCAGGAGCTCCAGCGCGCCGGAGGTCGAGTCGACCGCGACCGCGAACGACACGGGGCCGAAGCACTCCGAGAGATAGGCCGCCCCCTCGTCGGGCTTGGTGCCGTCGAGCTTGACGATGACCGGCGTGCGGACCACCGCGTCGGGGAAGTCGGGATTGGCCACGGCGCGCGAGGCCAGGGCGACGTCACCCAGTGAAGCCGCCGCCTCCAGGCGGCCCTTGACGTCGGGATTCACGAGGGCGCCGAGCAGCCCGTTGGCCCGGGCGTCGTCACCGAGGAGCCCGTTGACGGCTTCAGCGATGTCCGTGACGACGTCCTCGTACGACTTGGCACCCGCGTCGGTCGTGATGCCGTCCCGTGGGATGAGCAGGTTCTGCGGGGTGGTGCACATCTGGCCGCTGTAGAGCGAGAGCGAGAAGGCCAGGTTGGCGAGCATGCCCCGGTAGTTGTCGGTGGAGTCGACGACGATCGTGTTGACGCCGGCCTTCTCCGTGTAGACCTGGGCCTGCCTGGCGTTGGCCTCCAGCCAGTCGCCGAATGCGGAGGAACCCGTGTAGTCGATGATCTTGATCTCGGGGCGTACCGCGAGGGTCTTGGCGATGCCCTCGCCGGGCCTCTCGGCCGCCAGCGCGATCAGATTCGGGTCGAAGCCCGCCTCGGACAGCACCTCGCGTGCCAGCTGGACGGTCAGCGCGAGCGGCAGGACCGCCCTGGGGTGCGGCTTCACCAGGACCGGGTTGCCGGTCGCCAGCGAGGCGAAGAGGCCCGGATAGCCGTTCCACGTGGGGAACGTGTTGCAGCCGATCAGCAGCGAGATGCCGCGGCCGGCGGCCGTGTACGACTTGTGCAGCTGGAGCGGGTCGCGCTTGCCCTGGGGCTTGGACCAGTCGGCGGTCAGGGGCGTGCGGATCTGCTCCGCGTACGCGTAGGCCACCGCTTCCAGGCCGCGGTCCTGAGCGTGCGGGCCGCCTGCCTGGAACGCCATCATGAAGGCCTGCCCGCTCGTGTGCATCACGGCGTGGGCGAGCTCGTGGGTGCGGGCGCTGATCCGGGCGAGGATCTCCAGGCAGACCAGGGCCCTGGTCTCCGGTCCGGCCGCGCGCCAGGCACCCGACCCGGCGGTCATCGCCGGGAGCAGGACGTCCGGATCGGCGTGGGGATACTCGACGCCGAGCTCCGGCCCGTAGGGCGAGACCTCCCCGCCGGTCCAGCCGTCGGTCCCGGGCTGGCCGAGATCGAGTTTGGTGTTCAGCACCGCGTCGAAAGCGGCCTTGCCCTCGGCCGCGCCCAGGCTGCCGGGGAGGCCGCCCTCTCCGTAGGCCTTCGGGTGCTCGGGGTGCGGGGACCAGTAGGCGCGCGTACGAATCGCGTCGAGGGCCTGGTCGAGCGTCGGGCGGTGGGTCTCGGACAGCTTCTCGGTGGAAAGCTCGGCGGCCATGACGGACCAACTCCTCGTCGAGCTGGGCAGGGATGTGCGGACGGAGTTAGAGTAACCGAACGATCGGTCGGGACAAGGGGCCCCAAGAAACCTGTGGACAACTCATGGGGGAGGATCGCGTTCATGACCACGGCCAAGCGGGACACGTACACCCCGGAGACACTCCTCACCGTTGCCGTCCGTGTCTTCAACGAGCGCGGTTACGACGGCACGTCCATGGAGCACCTCTCCAAGGCGGCGGGCATCTCCAAATCGTCGATCTACCACCATGTGACC includes these proteins:
- a CDS encoding TrmH family RNA methyltransferase; the encoded protein is MSSETGSTQEPQADTAPDPSAEPIQYDDGYGTEIGVGPHPQPWPEGERYDPELLAQGDRRNVGDSYRYWTREAIVADLDLRRHDFHVAVENWGHDFNIGSVVRTANAFLAKEIHIVGRRRWNRRGAMVTDRYQHVRHHPDTADLTAWAAAEGLPIIGIDNLPGAVPLERTELPRRCVLLFGQEGPGLTEDARKHASMVCSIAQFGSTRSINAGAAAAIAMHAWVQRYADIPDPRVQ
- the paaN gene encoding phenylacetic acid degradation protein PaaN, which gives rise to MAAELSTEKLSETHRPTLDQALDAIRTRAYWSPHPEHPKAYGEGGLPGSLGAAEGKAAFDAVLNTKLDLGQPGTDGWTGGEVSPYGPELGVEYPHADPDVLLPAMTAGSGAWRAAGPETRALVCLEILARISARTHELAHAVMHTSGQAFMMAFQAGGPHAQDRGLEAVAYAYAEQIRTPLTADWSKPQGKRDPLQLHKSYTAAGRGISLLIGCNTFPTWNGYPGLFASLATGNPVLVKPHPRAVLPLALTVQLAREVLSEAGFDPNLIALAAERPGEGIAKTLAVRPEIKIIDYTGSSAFGDWLEANARQAQVYTEKAGVNTIVVDSTDNYRGMLANLAFSLSLYSGQMCTTPQNLLIPRDGITTDAGAKSYEDVVTDIAEAVNGLLGDDARANGLLGALVNPDVKGRLEAAASLGDVALASRAVANPDFPDAVVRTPVIVKLDGTKPDEGAAYLSECFGPVSFAVAVDSTSGALELLRRTIREKGAMTVGAYTTSPDVERAVEDVCLDESAQLSLNLTGGVYVNQTAAFSDFHGSGGNPAANAALCDGAFVSNRFRVVEVRRQA